One genomic region from Salvia hispanica cultivar TCC Black 2014 chromosome 2, UniMelb_Shisp_WGS_1.0, whole genome shotgun sequence encodes:
- the LOC125206345 gene encoding G-type lectin S-receptor-like serine/threonine-protein kinase LECRK3, with amino-acid sequence MGSWPSRRDIMLFITTIMLVLPTLATAQPRTNVTLGSSLVANSANSTWLSPSSEFAFGFQRAAPKGGYLLAIWFHQIPEKTIIWSANRDDLAPEGSRLQLAANGRLQLTDPSGRQIWAAGSGNTSYAAMLDTGNFVLFTAASASLWQTFDQPTDTLVPTQILNQGGELVSSFSDKNFSRGRFILTMQNDGNLTLNTRNVLMSSNVRIGEYWSTKTQGVGFRLIFNETGYFNLVAQNRTLLNNLFLNIGASTRHYYQRLTLEYDGVLRHYLYPKSHNWTDGRSMAWSVQDYLPSNICTDITQRTGGGACGFNSLCTMGNDRRPQCSCPSDYSFIDPNDLWSGCKKDFLPHSCDPELQEQNLFMLKDIPNADWSGADYAGFSPVSEDWCRHQCLTDCFCDVVVYRRANCWMKRFPFSNGRIDSRITGKALIKVRARNATLLGNKPGKRNRSGLIIAGAVLLATSVFLYVLLFASKAFLVGRKSEKIEDEGRRGYPGLNIRCFSFKELEEATNGFSQELGKGAYSTVYKGSLIDENGKMIAVKKLTKMADDADQEFKAEVSSISRTNHKNLVQLLGYCDEGQNRLLVYEYMSNGSLANVLFADSLKPNWHTRLQIAFSVARGICYLHEDCSTQIIHCDIKPQNVLLDDAHTAKISDFGLAKLLKADQTRTMTGIRGTRGYVAPEWFRNMPITVKVDVYSYGVLLLELLCCRKNFDPDIEGERRILSDWAYDCCCDGTVEEMVVEDEEMRDDMMRFEKMVKIAMWCIQEDPELRPQMKRVVHMLEGSAQVPPPPDPSTPLL; translated from the coding sequence ATGGGTTCATGGCCAAGCAGAAGGGACATCATGCTGTTCATTACAACTATCATGTTAGTGCTACCAACCCTAGCCACTGCGCAACCACGCACCAACGTAACACTTGGGTCATCCCTCGTTGCAAACTCTGCCAACTCCACTTGGCTCTCGCCTTCTTCTGAATTCGCTTTCGGATTCCAGCGCGCCGCTCCCAAAGGCGGCTACTTGCTCGCCATCTGGTTCCATCAAATACCAGAAAAAACTATCATCTGGTCCGCCAATCGCGACGATCTAGCCCCTGAGGGTTCACGACTCCAGCTTGCAGCAAACGGGAGGCTCCAGCTCACCGATCCCAGCGGCCGACAGATCTGGGCCGCAGGGTCTGGCAACACTTCCTATGCGGCCATGCTCGACACCGGCAACTTCGTGCTCTTCACCGCTGCTTCGGCAAGCCTGTGGCAGACCTTCGACCAGCCCACCGACACGTTAGTCCCAACCCAGATACTCAATCAAGGCGGGGAGCTGGTCTCCAGCTTCTCCGACAAGAACTTCTCTCGTGGAAGATTCATTTTAACAATGCAGAACGATGGGAATCTTACGTTGAACACTAGAAACGTCCTTATGAGTTCCAACGTCCGCATCGGAGAATATTGGAGCACAAAAACGCAGGGCGTAGGATTCCGCCTTATCTTCAACGAAACAGGATACTTTAACCTCGTTGCGCAAAACAGGACTCTGCTCAACAATCTCTTCTTGAACATCGGAGCTTCAACAAGACATTATTACCAGAGACTGACGCTGGAATATGACGGCGTTCTGAGGCATTATCTCTATCCCAAATCTCATAATTGGACGGATGGGCGGTCCATGGCGTGGTCCGTTCAGGACTACTTACCTTCCAACATATGCACTGACATAACTCAGCGTACAGGCGGGGGTGCTTGTGGCTTCAACAGTCTGTGCACCATGGGAAATGATCGACGGCCGCAATGCAGCTGCCCCTCCGACTACTCATTCATCGATCCTAATGACTTGTGGAGTGGATGCAAGAAGGATTTCCTTCCGCATAGCTGCGATCCAGAATTGCAGGAGCAGAATCTCTTCATGCTCAAGGACATTCCAAATGCGGATTGGTCTGGCGCAGACTATGCAGGTTTCAGCCCAGTCTCGGAGGACTGGTGCCGACACCAATGTCTCACTGATTGTTTCTGTGATGTTGTTGTATACAGAAGGGCCAACTGTTGGATGAAGAGATTCCCTTTCTCTAACGGGAGGATTGATTCCAGAATTACGGGTAAGGCTTTGATAAAGGTGAGGGCTAGAAACGCCACTCTTCTCGGGAATAAGCCAGGGAAGAGGAACAGATCTGGCCTGATCATAGCTGGCGCAGTTTTGTTGGCCACTTCTGTGTTTCTCTACGTACTTCTCTTTGCATCAAAGGCCTTCTTGGTCGGAAGGAAATCGGAAAAGATAGAAGATGAAGGTAGAAGAGGTTATCCCGGACTCAACATAAGGTGCTTCAGTTTCAAGGAGCTGGAAGAAGCTACCAATGGTTTCAGCCAAGAGTTGGGCAAAGGCGCTTACTCAACAGTATACAAAGGGTCTCTCATCGACGAGAATGGAAAGATGATCGCCGTGAAGAAGCTGACCAAAATGGCAGACGATGCAGATCAGGAATTCAAAGCTGAAGTGAGCTCGATCAGCAGGACCAACCACAAGAACCTAGTCCAGTTGTTGGGGTACTGCGACGAGGGCCAAAATAGGCTTCTGGTGTACGAGTACATGAGCAATGGCTCTCTAGCCAACGTGCTATTCGCTGACTCATTGAAGCCGAACTGGCACACGAGATTGCAGATTGCATTCTCGGTTGCAAGAGGCATCTGCTATCTGCACGAAGACTGCAGCACGCAGATCATACACTGCGACATCAAGCCTCAAAACGTGCTCTTAGACGATGCTCACACTGCAAAGATATCCGATTTCGGATTAGCTAAGCTTCTGAAGGCCGATCAAACAAGGACTATGACCGGGATAAGGGGGACTAGAGGGTATGTTGCGCCAGAGTGGTTCAGAAACATGCCTATAACAGTGAAAGTGGATGTTTACAGCTATGGGGTGCTGCTGCTGGAGCTGCTGTGCTGCAGGAAGAATTTTGATCCGGATATTGAGGGCGAGAGGAGGATTCTTAGCGACTGGGCTTATGACTGCTGCTGTGACGGAACAGTGGAGGAGATGGTGGTGGAGGATGAAGAGATGAGAGATGACATGATGAGGTTTGAGAAAATGGTGAAGATAGCAATGTGGTGCATTCAAGAAGATCCAGAGTTGAGGCCACAGATGAAAAGAGTTGTTCATATGCTTGAAGGTTCGGCTCAAGTGCCGCCGCCTCCGGATCCTTCTACTCCACTTCTCTAA